The Gammaproteobacteria bacterium genome includes a region encoding these proteins:
- a CDS encoding DUF4426 domain-containing protein, which produces MQNAHIRWVIALAAVLAAFPGFARAEQFKEFGDYTVHYSAFTTDTLPRNIAKNYGIVRSKNRAMLNISVLRKVMGTAGQSVRASVDATATNLNGQLRQLKIRELNEQTAVYYIAETSISSEEVLTYKVNIIPEQESAPLVFQFQQQFFTD; this is translated from the coding sequence ATGCAAAACGCTCATATCCGGTGGGTCATCGCCCTGGCGGCCGTGCTGGCCGCCTTCCCCGGCTTCGCCCGGGCAGAACAGTTCAAGGAATTCGGCGATTACACCGTGCACTACAGTGCCTTCACTACGGACACGCTGCCCCGAAACATAGCGAAGAATTACGGCATCGTCAGAAGCAAGAACCGCGCGATGCTGAATATCTCCGTGTTGCGGAAAGTGATGGGCACCGCGGGGCAATCCGTGAGGGCCAGCGTGGACGCCACCGCTACCAACCTGAACGGGCAACTGCGCCAGCTGAAGATACGGGAGCTCAACGAGCAGACCGCCGTTTATTACATCGCGGAGACCTCGATCAGTTCCGAGGAAGTGCTGACCTATAAAGTCAACATTATCCCGGAGCAGGAATCGGCCCCCCTGGTCTTCCAGTTCCAGCAGCAATTCTTCACCGACTAG
- a CDS encoding exodeoxyribonuclease III: MRVITLNVNGLRAAHRKGLMRWLAETDADVVCIQEVRARLEQLPDALRSPDGYCAYFHEAERKGYSGVAAYARNRPDRVRTGLGWDSADREGRYLQLDYGDLSIASLYLPSGSHSEERQELKFDFMARFMPVLKRFRADGRHYILCGDWNIAHRKIDLENWRGNQKNSGFLPEERAWMDQALDKVGLVDAFRHQNPEGKNYTWWSNRGRAWEKNVGWRIDYQIVTPGLAGRIERVAIYKERRFSDHAPLIIDYGLSLPGRR, translated from the coding sequence ATGCGAGTGATCACGCTGAATGTCAACGGCCTGCGCGCGGCCCATCGCAAAGGGCTGATGCGCTGGCTTGCCGAGACGGATGCCGACGTGGTCTGCATTCAGGAGGTCCGTGCCCGCCTCGAGCAGCTACCCGACGCGCTTCGTTCTCCGGACGGGTATTGCGCCTATTTTCACGAAGCCGAAAGAAAAGGCTACAGCGGAGTGGCGGCCTATGCCCGCAACCGGCCCGACAGGGTGCGGACCGGGCTGGGCTGGGACTCCGCGGACCGGGAGGGGCGCTACCTGCAGCTGGACTACGGCGACCTCAGTATCGCCTCGCTCTACCTCCCTTCCGGCTCCCACAGCGAGGAACGGCAAGAGCTCAAGTTCGATTTCATGGCCCGGTTCATGCCCGTGCTGAAGCGGTTTCGCGCCGACGGCAGACACTATATCCTTTGCGGAGACTGGAATATCGCCCACCGGAAGATTGACCTGGAGAACTGGCGCGGCAATCAGAAGAACTCCGGCTTTCTTCCCGAGGAGCGCGCCTGGATGGACCAGGCATTGGACAAGGTGGGGTTGGTGGATGCGTTCCGCCACCAAAACCCGGAGGGGAAAAACTATACCTGGTGGTCGAACCGGGGCCGGGCCTGGGAGAAGAACGTGGGCTGGCGCATAGACTACCAGATCGTTACTCCGGGCCTCGCCGGGCGCATCGAGCGGGTGGCAATCTACAAGGAACGGCGCTTTTCCGACCACGCCCCCTTGATAATAGACTACGGCCTCTCCCTGCCGGGCCGTCGTTAG
- the pyrE gene encoding orotate phosphoribosyltransferase: MRHKALRLGSFTLRSGRSSPYFFDTGALDTGPALSRLGEFYAAAAMVSGIEFDLLFGPAYKGIPLAAATAVALYARHRKEVAFCCDRKEDKDHGEGGKRLGASPRGRRALILDDVLSTGGSARRAASFLRREGAAVAGLLVALDRMETEAGGGSCAEGLRREMGIRIVSIATLEDLLEYLRERPEGEYRQVLRNILEHRGGQGAAGVKNTDASW; the protein is encoded by the coding sequence TTGCGACACAAGGCCCTGCGCCTGGGTAGCTTTACCCTGCGCTCGGGGCGCTCCAGCCCTTATTTTTTCGATACCGGCGCCCTGGATACCGGCCCGGCGCTCTCCCGGCTGGGCGAGTTTTACGCCGCTGCCGCCATGGTCTCCGGGATCGAGTTCGACCTGCTCTTCGGCCCCGCCTACAAGGGCATCCCGCTGGCGGCGGCGACCGCGGTGGCGCTGTACGCCCGTCATCGCAAGGAGGTCGCTTTCTGTTGCGACCGCAAGGAAGACAAAGACCATGGCGAAGGCGGGAAACGACTGGGGGCATCTCCCCGGGGGCGGCGGGCGCTGATCCTGGACGACGTGCTCAGCACCGGCGGTTCGGCGCGACGGGCCGCGTCTTTCCTGCGCCGGGAGGGGGCCGCGGTCGCCGGGCTTCTGGTCGCGCTGGACCGGATGGAAACGGAAGCGGGCGGGGGCTCCTGTGCCGAAGGATTGCGGCGGGAAATGGGGATTCGAATCGTGTCCATCGCCACCCTGGAAGACCTCCTGGAATACCTGCGGGAGCGACCGGAAGGCGAGTATCGGCAGGTCTTGCGGAACATTCTGGAGCATCGGGGCGGCCAGGGAGCGGCGGGCGTAAAAAACACGGATGCTTCATGGTAG
- the argB gene encoding acetylglutamate kinase — protein MADRSRRRSDALRIARVLTEALPYIRKFRGKSFLVKYGGNAMGSRTLKSGFATDIALMKLVGINPVVVHGGGPMISDLLKRLGEESYFVNGLRVTDSKTMDAVEMVLGGLVNKEIVALINSHGGRAVGLSGKDGGLIQARKLEPTPDAGQPSGELVDLGFVGEVTRIDPRVVHVLAQDGFIPVVAPIGVGEDGTSYNINADLVAGRLAETLRAEKLIVLTDTEGLLDERGRLLPHPSLGKVRDLISRGGVTGGMLPKLQAVLEALQDGRVKSAHIVDGRVEHAVLIEVLTDRGVGTLIEAEPPPES, from the coding sequence ATGGCTGACCGATCCCGCCGCCGTTCCGACGCGCTGAGGATCGCCAGGGTCCTCACCGAGGCCCTGCCCTATATCCGCAAGTTCCGGGGCAAGAGTTTCCTGGTCAAGTACGGCGGCAATGCCATGGGCAGCCGCACCCTCAAAAGCGGGTTCGCCACCGATATAGCGCTGATGAAGCTGGTGGGCATCAATCCGGTGGTCGTCCACGGCGGCGGCCCCATGATCAGCGACCTGCTCAAGCGGCTCGGCGAAGAGTCGTACTTCGTCAACGGGCTGCGAGTAACCGACAGCAAAACGATGGATGCGGTCGAGATGGTACTTGGAGGCCTGGTGAACAAGGAGATCGTCGCGCTGATCAATAGCCACGGCGGCCGGGCAGTAGGGCTGAGCGGCAAGGACGGGGGCCTGATCCAGGCGCGCAAGCTGGAGCCGACCCCGGATGCGGGGCAACCTTCCGGGGAATTGGTTGATTTGGGTTTCGTGGGGGAGGTGACTCGGATTGACCCGCGGGTGGTGCATGTCCTGGCCCAAGACGGATTCATTCCGGTTGTCGCTCCGATCGGAGTGGGAGAAGACGGTACGTCATACAATATCAACGCCGACCTGGTGGCGGGCCGGCTTGCCGAAACTCTGCGGGCAGAGAAATTGATCGTGCTCACGGACACCGAAGGGCTGCTCGACGAACGGGGCCGGTTGTTGCCGCACCCCTCGCTCGGCAAGGTGCGCGACCTCATCTCCCGGGGAGGGGTAACGGGGGGCATGTTGCCCAAACTCCAGGCCGTCCTGGAAGCGTTGCAGGACGGGCGCGTGAAAAGCGCTCACATCGTGGACGGCCGGGTGGAACACGCCGTGCTGATAGAAGTTCTAACCGACCGGGGAGTCGGGACCCTGATCGAAGCGGAACCGCCGCCGGAATCCTGA